In a genomic window of Candidatus Sericytochromatia bacterium:
- a CDS encoding beta-galactosidase, which translates to MPIDDCSNVCSSGETGALQLYWGGLGEASWEARGPPWDIVARGGLSLSISFRGRRIEVHGVPNLLLGGEFQYFRLPRARWRETLQTLQSAGLDSVSAYVPWVWHEWEPGHFDFTGQSHPDRDLVGFLDLCEELGLPVFIKPGPFIFAEYQGFGIPLWLQERHPECLMVVHRPQAFPQPALNHPGYLALVRAWFEQVAVILRPYVGRGVVVALQIDNETGYPQFGQGPHLTDRNPETLSLLRLVLKEHFGTVQALNAAWGTSFVSFDAVEPPEERQFNAAQMDTMARWVEDYIVRYLTALRDMWLELDLGIFLFLNDIWLDSWPSHLGKKNRVAPLAFDIYPRYSDLPVTFDQPFSISYVPRLFGSCLQDGPLMSAELGAGWLDPGCQVRNEATFLSAMAAYAHGTQAIFFYILADGRDPDGDYVFDSFVGLDGEPTGRLAVLNRLADFKRHCGAVLAETQEVASPIAILHNPAVTREMMSAALDPVGAFLKGSQRPIDEVMTIVSVNAGLFGALAESGHQPTVCNLEQVSLETLRRFQVVFFNAIGVLDARNRQKLEQFVREGGTLVTLGTPFEENTYLFPATVQAVSNPQSWWVMGRIAWDYVRFYLRVARSFRHRLCAYTVEGMYPAMLLNKHATRAGLWLRSGLDGARIWASRLVTLSTPRGEVEPLLWQGKRLAGYVARLGGGRSVFLGTLLGAAFDSPGYYLDEPANKASIKAFLQQLLHGWGVTPFVTPASDLELVVREGPDWRMAFVLNRGPQRAFDLQLRMDWRGWRFQSAWGTESARLEWTGERLIGIVATEDVLVGIWKRSDAA; encoded by the coding sequence GTGCCAATCGACGACTGCTCGAACGTCTGCTCGTCTGGTGAGACGGGGGCGCTGCAATTATACTGGGGGGGTCTCGGTGAAGCGTCATGGGAAGCGCGTGGCCCACCGTGGGACATTGTGGCGCGTGGGGGCCTTTCGTTGTCGATTTCCTTTCGTGGACGCCGGATCGAAGTTCACGGTGTTCCCAATCTGCTTCTCGGCGGGGAATTCCAATATTTCAGGCTTCCGCGGGCCCGCTGGCGAGAAACGCTACAAACACTTCAATCTGCGGGCCTCGATTCGGTTTCGGCTTATGTTCCATGGGTCTGGCACGAGTGGGAGCCGGGTCATTTTGATTTCACGGGGCAAAGTCATCCCGATCGTGACCTCGTGGGATTTTTGGACCTTTGCGAAGAGCTTGGTCTTCCCGTGTTCATCAAGCCTGGGCCGTTCATCTTCGCCGAGTACCAGGGATTTGGCATTCCATTGTGGTTGCAGGAGCGCCATCCCGAGTGCTTGATGGTGGTTCATCGGCCCCAGGCCTTTCCTCAGCCTGCCTTGAACCATCCTGGTTATCTGGCGTTGGTCCGCGCCTGGTTCGAGCAGGTGGCGGTCATTCTGCGTCCCTATGTGGGGCGAGGCGTGGTGGTGGCCCTTCAGATCGACAATGAAACCGGCTATCCGCAGTTCGGGCAGGGGCCTCACCTGACGGACCGGAATCCAGAGACGCTCTCCCTGCTACGCCTGGTCTTGAAGGAACATTTCGGTACGGTTCAGGCCCTCAACGCGGCCTGGGGGACTTCATTCGTGTCTTTCGATGCGGTGGAGCCGCCAGAGGAGAGGCAGTTCAATGCGGCGCAGATGGACACCATGGCCCGCTGGGTCGAGGATTACATCGTCCGCTATCTGACTGCATTGCGCGATATGTGGCTGGAACTGGACCTGGGGATATTCCTGTTCCTGAATGACATCTGGCTGGATTCCTGGCCTTCTCATCTTGGCAAGAAAAATCGCGTTGCGCCGCTCGCCTTCGACATTTATCCCCGCTATTCCGATTTGCCGGTCACCTTCGATCAGCCGTTCAGCATTTCTTACGTCCCGCGCTTATTCGGATCGTGTTTGCAGGACGGACCCTTGATGTCGGCCGAACTGGGGGCCGGCTGGTTGGATCCGGGATGTCAGGTGAGGAACGAAGCGACCTTTCTCAGTGCCATGGCGGCCTATGCCCACGGCACTCAAGCGATTTTCTTTTACATCCTGGCCGATGGGCGTGATCCCGACGGGGATTACGTGTTTGATTCCTTCGTGGGCCTCGATGGGGAGCCTACGGGACGGCTGGCGGTGCTGAATCGCTTGGCCGACTTCAAGCGACATTGTGGCGCCGTGCTCGCGGAAACGCAGGAGGTTGCCTCTCCCATTGCGATTTTGCACAATCCTGCGGTGACGCGGGAAATGATGTCGGCTGCCTTGGACCCGGTGGGGGCCTTCTTGAAGGGGTCCCAACGTCCCATTGATGAGGTCATGACGATTGTGTCGGTCAATGCCGGCTTGTTTGGCGCCCTGGCTGAATCGGGACATCAGCCCACCGTATGCAACCTGGAACAGGTGAGCCTCGAAACGTTGCGCCGTTTTCAGGTGGTTTTCTTCAATGCCATCGGGGTTCTGGACGCTCGGAATCGGCAGAAACTCGAACAATTTGTGCGGGAAGGTGGCACCCTGGTCACGCTGGGTACGCCGTTCGAGGAAAATACGTATCTTTTTCCAGCGACCGTGCAAGCGGTTTCGAATCCCCAGTCGTGGTGGGTGATGGGGCGGATCGCCTGGGATTACGTGCGATTCTACCTGCGCGTGGCCCGGTCCTTTCGCCACCGCCTTTGTGCCTACACGGTGGAGGGCATGTATCCCGCCATGCTCTTGAACAAACACGCCACGCGGGCGGGGCTCTGGCTGCGAAGCGGTCTGGATGGAGCACGCATCTGGGCTTCGCGCCTGGTGACCCTGTCGACGCCGCGTGGCGAGGTGGAACCCTTGCTGTGGCAAGGAAAACGCTTGGCCGGCTATGTGGCCCGTCTTGGGGGGGGGCGAAGTGTCTTTCTGGGAACCCTTCTCGGCGCGGCCTTCGATTCGCCTGGCTATTATCTGGACGAACCCGCCAACAAGGCGTCCATCAAGGCGTTCCTGCAACAGTTGCTTCACGGGTGGGGCGTCACGCCTTTCGTCACGCCTGCCTCGGACCTGGAACTGGTGGTGCGAGAGGGGCCGGATTGGCGGATGGCCTTCGTGCTGAATCGGGGCCCCCAGCGGGCGTTTGACTTGCAACTGCGGATGGATTGGCGAGGGTGGAGGTTTCAGTCGGCTTGGGGGACGGAATCAGCAAGACTGGAATGGACCGGTGAGCGGCTGATCGGGATCGTCGCGACAGAAGACGTGCTGGTCGGCATTTGGAAACGCTCCGATGCAGCCTGA
- a CDS encoding S8 family serine peptidase, with amino-acid sequence MKLGLIGNCLFALLLVGCHSPLQVAETRPVGVLPVQTRPVRAASESAAVPWNLEQIELPSASTGQSVVVAVLDTGIDAGHPAFQERVYAGIDLVGPDLYRARSGQVDYSFRDGNGHGTHVVGIILAASAGFDVRVLPVKVIPCEGVGNDVALARGIEAALAWRDPSDPHTRVQVINLSLSSPEPSERLAGAIRRAAAEGALLVAAAGNDGQSVSFPASMEEVLTVGGTGLTGERVAYSSFGAPLDLLAPAGDDSAPIVSAWPTYLTVSDWQAAEVSREIWAGLIGTSMAAPHVSAAAAVLWGLEPSLSAMQVRARILAATDDLNLTGHDSQTGYGRLNLSRALRLSEHDLH; translated from the coding sequence GTGAAGCTTGGCTTGATTGGAAACTGCCTGTTCGCGCTGCTGCTGGTTGGTTGCCATTCTCCTTTACAAGTGGCCGAGACCAGGCCCGTGGGAGTCCTCCCGGTGCAGACTCGGCCTGTTCGGGCGGCTTCCGAATCAGCGGCGGTGCCTTGGAATCTTGAGCAGATTGAGCTCCCCTCGGCCTCGACAGGTCAGTCGGTGGTGGTGGCTGTACTGGACACGGGGATCGATGCAGGGCATCCGGCATTTCAGGAGCGCGTCTACGCCGGCATTGATCTGGTTGGCCCCGATCTCTATCGCGCGAGATCAGGGCAGGTCGACTACAGCTTTCGCGATGGGAATGGTCACGGAACCCACGTGGTCGGCATCATTCTTGCCGCTTCCGCCGGCTTTGATGTGCGGGTTCTTCCCGTCAAGGTGATTCCCTGTGAGGGGGTTGGCAATGACGTGGCCCTCGCTCGCGGCATCGAGGCGGCCCTGGCGTGGCGTGACCCGAGCGACCCTCACACTCGGGTTCAGGTGATCAATCTGAGTCTGTCCAGTCCCGAACCATCGGAACGATTGGCGGGAGCGATTCGGCGCGCTGCTGCGGAAGGCGCGTTGCTGGTTGCTGCCGCCGGAAATGATGGGCAATCCGTCTCTTTTCCCGCGTCGATGGAGGAGGTTCTGACCGTGGGGGGAACAGGTCTGACTGGAGAACGGGTCGCTTATTCCAGCTTCGGGGCGCCTCTTGATTTGCTGGCGCCTGCTGGGGACGACTCGGCGCCGATTGTGTCGGCCTGGCCTACCTACCTCACCGTGAGCGACTGGCAGGCGGCAGAGGTCTCCCGCGAGATCTGGGCTGGCCTGATTGGTACCTCCATGGCCGCTCCCCACGTCAGTGCGGCGGCTGCCGTTCTGTGGGGCCTGGAACCGAGCCTCTCGGCGATGCAAGTGCGAGCCCGCATCCTGGCGGCCACGGATGATCTGAACCTGACCGGACACGATTCCCAGACCGGCTATGGACGGCTCAATCTGTCGCGCGCCCTGCGCTTGTCGGAGCACGATCTCCACTGA
- a CDS encoding DUF4350 domain-containing protein, with protein sequence MRRPLPGTVVTDGVNSVISDGLGHFRWKGRANALSFIKPGFSDKLVPLKSGLSLPVELRVSSLRGRLAWRVDGARTELSGLESALGAWAKSKLRRYPEVDLNQVDLLVLLMPRGLASSETIRILNWVRRGGRLLVCGEWGGERDFDKTCVNALVQPAGIQFTGATLKSNAEDPFRLVVTTPEAAPLLSLEARDAVTMWGTCELSLSGPARPLLVSKTSAYSVLAIGDNHVVAAVGPLGRGKVMAVADTSLWRDSDSSGVGKPNLETGANRRLLERLLVW encoded by the coding sequence ATGCGCCGGCCCCTCCCGGGCACGGTGGTCACCGATGGGGTGAACAGCGTGATTTCCGATGGGCTCGGTCATTTTCGCTGGAAGGGCCGGGCCAATGCCCTTTCGTTTATCAAACCTGGGTTCTCTGACAAGCTTGTGCCGCTCAAGTCGGGGCTGTCCCTGCCGGTTGAATTGAGGGTTTCCAGTCTGCGTGGCCGATTGGCCTGGCGCGTGGACGGCGCCAGGACCGAACTGTCGGGGCTGGAATCCGCGCTGGGGGCGTGGGCCAAGTCCAAGCTGCGGCGTTACCCGGAGGTTGATCTCAACCAGGTCGACTTGCTGGTTCTGCTGATGCCACGCGGGCTCGCCTCTTCGGAGACGATACGGATACTGAACTGGGTGCGACGCGGGGGACGCCTGCTTGTCTGTGGGGAGTGGGGAGGGGAGCGGGACTTCGACAAGACTTGCGTGAACGCCTTGGTCCAACCGGCCGGCATCCAGTTCACGGGCGCTACGCTCAAAAGCAATGCGGAAGACCCTTTCAGGCTGGTGGTCACGACACCGGAAGCTGCGCCGCTCCTCTCTCTGGAAGCGCGGGACGCCGTGACCATGTGGGGGACGTGTGAACTGAGCTTGAGCGGTCCGGCCAGGCCCCTGTTGGTCTCCAAAACCAGTGCCTACTCGGTTCTGGCAATCGGCGATAACCACGTGGTCGCGGCGGTTGGACCGCTCGGACGTGGGAAGGTCATGGCCGTTGCCGATACGTCTCTCTGGCGGGATTCCGATTCGAGCGGCGTGGGCAAGCCAAACCTCGAGACGGGTGCCAATCGACGACTGCTCGAACGTCTGCTCGTCTGGTGA